In a single window of the Desulfatiglans anilini DSM 4660 genome:
- a CDS encoding dockerin type I domain-containing protein translates to MIRISGVASLLMIMLAMVFAVSLPAHAGEPVEKAASIQTFEDCASYNTDLNGDGAIDVADLLAVKKCIQEGCSDSAYDVDGDGAVNEADADIVLKCIELRRTQRQ, encoded by the coding sequence ATGATCAGGATATCCGGCGTTGCATCGCTTCTTATGATTATGCTTGCGATGGTTTTTGCGGTTTCGCTTCCTGCCCACGCAGGGGAGCCTGTTGAGAAGGCGGCTTCCATTCAAACGTTCGAGGATTGTGCGTCTTACAACACCGATTTGAATGGCGACGGTGCCATCGATGTGGCGGATCTGCTTGCCGTCAAGAAGTGCATCCAGGAAGGCTGCAGCGATTCTGCCTACGACGTGGACGGGGACGGGGCGGTGAACGAGGCCGATGCGGATATCGTCCTCAAGTGCATAGAGCTTCGCCGGACGCAGAGGCAATGA
- a CDS encoding dockerin type I domain-containing protein, with the protein MVFSIALVWGALAAPSFALVAPGPSDITNCDDCQNLVNVDVDSDGRVTTADLLIVYSNIQKKIYTAASDVNSDGLVNMDDFTIVKRCLGCTVSASPFN; encoded by the coding sequence ATGGTGTTTTCCATCGCACTAGTGTGGGGTGCGCTTGCCGCGCCGTCATTTGCCTTGGTGGCCCCCGGACCGAGCGATATCACGAACTGCGATGATTGTCAGAACCTCGTGAATGTCGATGTGGACAGCGATGGGCGCGTTACGACGGCAGATCTTCTCATCGTTTACAGCAACATTCAGAAGAAGATCTACACGGCTGCGAGCGACGTAAACAGTGACGGCCTCGTCAACATGGACGATTTCACCATCGTCAAACGCTGTCTCGGGTGCACGGTGAGCGCGAGCCCGTTCAATTGA
- a CDS encoding outer membrane beta-barrel protein, translating to MSGRRAVASAVLCPLLMVLLIGTVWLGRAQGAVWSQAARTAEGYMQGDTGNLRLGKWRVLPSLALEGVYDSNIFLSNGESVQPLDPSRRTRDPKVSDYIFHVAPALELAYDMGVRGGIKFGYQADFAFYRRRSDQDWQRQSGSFGFDYRAPGGLLLLIDEQFTDADDPYGNDVQYGLGETRSRWTNDLKGSVGWRFPKDLKLLAHFGHSKSEYEVERDLDAGQNWTLIEAGLGVEKKVMSRTWTFLEFRNGWQEYDDHGLSVTPETDAGNQRARIDTGLKWEGIGRLSGAVSFGYQWLQYDNDRDAQGIPYSDTGTWVGETSVGWKATARTLLGFNFSRNESPSSGAGADTMETTSAGVTLSQELPYKFRGMAGFSYGLSDYQSGRKDHDYYANVGLTYQIRAWLDAGIGYRYLRKDSSDGAESFTGNQFSVMLGARY from the coding sequence GTGTCGGGGCGGCGGGCCGTCGCTTCGGCGGTGTTGTGCCCCCTGCTCATGGTACTCCTGATAGGCACTGTGTGGCTGGGCCGGGCCCAGGGCGCCGTGTGGAGTCAGGCGGCAAGGACTGCTGAAGGGTATATGCAGGGCGACACCGGCAATCTCAGACTGGGGAAGTGGCGCGTCCTGCCCAGCCTGGCGCTGGAGGGTGTTTATGACAGCAACATTTTCCTCAGCAACGGGGAGAGCGTGCAACCGCTCGACCCTTCGAGGCGCACCCGCGACCCCAAGGTGTCGGACTATATCTTCCACGTTGCGCCGGCGCTCGAACTCGCCTATGACATGGGGGTGCGCGGGGGAATCAAATTCGGTTACCAAGCGGATTTTGCGTTTTATCGCAGGCGGAGCGACCAGGACTGGCAGCGGCAAAGCGGCTCCTTCGGCTTCGACTATCGCGCGCCGGGAGGGTTGCTGCTGTTGATCGACGAACAGTTCACCGACGCCGATGACCCGTATGGAAACGACGTCCAGTACGGGCTGGGCGAGACGCGTAGCCGATGGACGAACGATCTGAAGGGAAGCGTCGGTTGGCGGTTCCCGAAGGATCTCAAGCTGCTTGCCCATTTCGGGCACAGCAAGAGCGAGTACGAAGTGGAGCGCGATCTCGACGCCGGCCAGAATTGGACGCTGATAGAGGCGGGGTTGGGCGTCGAGAAGAAGGTGATGTCAAGGACGTGGACCTTCCTGGAATTCCGCAACGGCTGGCAAGAGTATGATGATCACGGCCTCTCCGTCACCCCGGAGACCGATGCCGGCAACCAGCGGGCGAGGATCGATACGGGGCTGAAGTGGGAGGGCATCGGCCGTTTGTCGGGGGCCGTCAGCTTCGGCTATCAGTGGCTGCAATACGATAATGACCGGGATGCCCAGGGAATCCCCTACAGCGACACCGGCACGTGGGTCGGAGAGACCAGCGTCGGCTGGAAGGCGACGGCCAGGACCCTACTCGGTTTTAATTTTTCGCGAAACGAATCCCCCAGCTCCGGTGCTGGCGCGGACACCATGGAGACCACCTCGGCCGGGGTCACCCTTTCGCAGGAACTCCCTTATAAATTTCGCGGCATGGCCGGGTTTTCCTATGGTCTTTCCGACTACCAGTCGGGCCGCAAGGACCATGACTATTACGCGAACGTGGGCCTTACCTATCAGATCCGCGCCTGGCTCGATGCGGGCATCGGGTACCGCTATCTCCGAAAGGACTCCAGCGATGGGGCGGAATCGTTCACCGGGAACCAGTTCAGCGTTATGTTAGGCGCGCGGTATTGA
- a CDS encoding polysaccharide biosynthesis/export family protein, with product MMLPPKILPGAAEGRRRHRLVWALSKMRAGAVLLLLLAFCAPGCAVNDEVVRVTHVQSGELSGLGPENAARVAEIKKARGGREISPQIGEVLGDAPQLSVAEYRSRFPEAECAESDYQVGGTDVLSVVVYDEPDLSKDAVPVSREGYISFPLVGRVKVAGLTPVEIERLMAHELAAKQYLLDAHVSVMVREYNSRHFMVLGTVNAPGTYTLQAGERVLNALSKVGGFDRQRAGSHALLIRTLESGTETENRVIVKIDLDSLLKRGDQASNLYLRDGDMLFVPPVSRYYIIGQVQTPGSYDMPNDEVSLVEAIGAAGGFTPIAARNKTRIIRVEEGVEKIIVINVDAITREGRKVSDIALKPDDIVVVPESFF from the coding sequence ATGATGTTGCCGCCGAAGATTTTGCCAGGCGCCGCCGAAGGGCGTCGCCGTCACCGATTGGTTTGGGCCCTGTCGAAGATGCGTGCTGGGGCGGTGCTGCTGTTGCTCCTCGCTTTTTGCGCCCCGGGGTGTGCGGTCAACGATGAGGTAGTCCGCGTCACCCATGTGCAAAGCGGGGAGCTGAGCGGCCTCGGGCCGGAGAACGCAGCCAGGGTCGCCGAGATCAAGAAGGCCCGCGGCGGCCGGGAAATCAGTCCGCAGATCGGCGAGGTTCTCGGTGATGCCCCCCAGTTGAGCGTTGCGGAATATCGTTCACGCTTTCCCGAAGCCGAATGTGCGGAGTCCGATTACCAGGTCGGCGGGACCGATGTGCTCTCGGTGGTGGTCTATGACGAGCCCGACCTCTCCAAAGACGCGGTGCCCGTGAGCAGGGAAGGTTACATCTCTTTTCCTCTTGTCGGGCGTGTCAAGGTTGCGGGTCTCACCCCGGTTGAAATCGAGCGGCTCATGGCCCATGAACTGGCAGCCAAGCAGTATCTTCTGGACGCGCATGTTTCGGTCATGGTCCGGGAGTACAACAGCAGGCACTTCATGGTCCTCGGGACGGTGAACGCCCCTGGCACCTACACCCTTCAGGCGGGGGAGCGCGTCCTGAACGCCCTTTCCAAGGTGGGCGGGTTCGACCGGCAGCGGGCTGGGAGCCATGCCCTCCTTATCCGGACGCTCGAATCGGGGACGGAAACGGAGAACCGAGTCATCGTCAAGATCGACCTCGACAGCCTTCTGAAGAGGGGCGACCAGGCGTCCAACCTGTATCTGCGCGACGGGGACATGCTGTTCGTTCCACCCGTATCGCGCTATTACATTATCGGGCAGGTGCAAACCCCCGGCTCCTATGATATGCCGAACGACGAAGTCAGCCTCGTGGAGGCCATCGGGGCCGCCGGCGGGTTCACGCCGATTGCGGCCAGGAACAAGACGCGCATCATCCGGGTGGAGGAGGGCGTGGAAAAGATCATCGTGATCAACGTGGATGCCATCACCCGCGAAGGTAGAAAGGTGAGCGACATCGCGCTCAAACCGGACGACATCGTCGTGGTCCCGGAGAGCTTTTTCTGA
- a CDS encoding GumC family protein, translated as MNEPLIDSPEREKPVDLRRYLQVVLKRRWVILAVFAVILIAVALKTYTATPVYRATTRLIIEKSLSASSVMPQNGMFYEIWDPQFYNTQHKIIQSRAVAASVIDRLNLEHSEEFFPKPKDDPVSRVKRFIADQVQGVKAAAAALFRTGDRQAVLQPDQADSKGPDSGLISAVMDRITVTPVRDTRLVDVSFDAKDPVLAAMIANAVAQAYIEGNLETRLASVKDAVEWLSDRIEDERRKVNEAEYALLQYKERNKIITDFSSDTEQVTAQKLAQLNAQVVDAESARVEAETLLNQALALRGSPELIGSIPDVLSNSLISEIKSMEVDIYKQMSELSKKYGKNHPRMVALDSELKELNARKAKEVERVVNSLRNRYMVAQAKEESLKRAFEEQKEQALQLNEKAIRYSLLNREVESAREMYDLLVKRFKEATVAEDMKADNVRVIDRAEVPASPVSPDKRRNLLLALAVGLALGVGAAFLLEYLDNTIKLPEELKDHLDVAYLGPVPAFQPEGDGVSAGGDLACVHSPRSGASEAYRGIRTNLLFSSAGSAPQVILITSATPQDGKTVTTANLGVTMAQAGSRTVIIDCDLRKPKLHKVFGVKSDCGLTNLLVGAKGSEQAILATEVPGLDLIPSGPIPPNPSEMLGSSQMADLLTTLRSRYERILLDSPPVTAVTDATVLASAVDGVVLVIRAGSTVRAAAAGAVDQIRAVGGHILGGLLNAVDADGGKYYYQHYYYHYYGDDGEKKKKSRRKRRTAGA; from the coding sequence ATGAACGAACCCCTGATAGATTCCCCGGAAAGGGAAAAACCGGTCGACCTGCGGCGCTACCTGCAGGTGGTCCTCAAACGGCGCTGGGTCATCCTGGCGGTCTTCGCGGTCATCCTGATCGCCGTCGCTTTGAAGACCTACACCGCAACACCGGTTTACCGGGCTACCACCCGGCTCATCATCGAAAAGAGCCTCTCGGCGAGTTCCGTGATGCCGCAAAACGGTATGTTCTACGAGATCTGGGACCCGCAGTTCTACAACACGCAGCACAAGATCATCCAGAGCCGCGCGGTGGCGGCCTCGGTCATCGACCGGTTGAATCTGGAACATTCGGAGGAGTTTTTCCCCAAGCCTAAGGATGACCCCGTTTCAAGGGTGAAGCGATTCATCGCGGACCAAGTTCAAGGCGTCAAGGCGGCGGCGGCCGCTCTTTTTCGGACGGGCGACAGACAGGCCGTTCTGCAGCCTGACCAAGCCGATTCCAAAGGGCCGGATTCGGGGCTGATCTCTGCGGTCATGGATCGGATCACCGTCACGCCCGTCCGGGATACCCGTCTGGTGGACGTGAGCTTCGACGCGAAGGACCCGGTGCTCGCGGCGATGATCGCCAATGCGGTGGCCCAGGCCTATATCGAAGGTAATTTGGAGACACGGCTTGCCAGTGTCAAGGATGCGGTGGAGTGGCTCAGCGACCGGATCGAAGATGAGCGCAGAAAGGTCAACGAGGCGGAGTACGCGCTGCTCCAGTATAAGGAGCGGAACAAGATCATTACGGACTTCTCCAGCGACACCGAACAGGTAACTGCGCAGAAGCTTGCGCAGTTGAACGCCCAGGTGGTCGATGCTGAATCCGCGCGGGTCGAGGCCGAAACCCTTCTCAATCAGGCCCTTGCGCTCAGGGGGTCTCCCGAACTGATCGGCTCGATCCCGGATGTCTTGAGCAATTCGCTGATCTCGGAGATCAAGAGCATGGAGGTGGACATCTACAAGCAGATGTCCGAACTCTCCAAGAAGTACGGCAAAAACCACCCCAGGATGGTCGCCCTCGATTCGGAGTTGAAGGAGCTGAATGCGAGGAAGGCCAAGGAGGTGGAGCGTGTCGTCAACTCGCTCAGGAACCGCTACATGGTCGCCCAGGCGAAGGAAGAGTCCCTCAAGAGGGCGTTTGAGGAGCAGAAGGAGCAGGCCCTCCAACTGAACGAAAAGGCCATCCGTTACAGCCTGTTGAACCGCGAGGTCGAAAGCGCCCGGGAGATGTATGACCTCCTGGTCAAGCGGTTCAAAGAGGCCACCGTCGCCGAGGACATGAAGGCGGACAACGTCCGGGTGATCGACAGGGCCGAGGTGCCCGCGAGCCCGGTCAGCCCGGACAAGCGCCGAAACCTCCTGCTCGCCCTCGCCGTCGGGCTCGCCCTCGGGGTCGGAGCCGCGTTTCTCCTCGAATACCTCGACAATACCATCAAGCTTCCCGAGGAACTCAAGGACCATCTGGACGTCGCGTACCTGGGGCCGGTGCCCGCCTTTCAGCCGGAGGGGGATGGCGTCTCTGCCGGCGGAGATCTCGCTTGTGTCCATTCGCCCAGGTCCGGTGCCAGTGAGGCCTATCGGGGCATCCGCACGAACCTGCTCTTTTCCTCGGCCGGATCCGCCCCGCAGGTCATCCTTATCACGAGCGCCACGCCCCAGGACGGCAAGACGGTCACCACCGCCAATCTGGGGGTGACCATGGCGCAGGCGGGGAGCAGGACGGTCATCATCGACTGCGACCTCCGAAAGCCCAAACTGCACAAGGTCTTCGGCGTCAAATCCGATTGCGGCCTGACGAATCTCCTGGTGGGCGCGAAAGGCAGCGAACAGGCGATCCTCGCCACCGAAGTCCCGGGGCTGGACCTCATCCCATCCGGTCCGATCCCCCCCAACCCCTCCGAGATGCTCGGCTCCTCGCAGATGGCCGATCTCCTTACCACCCTCAGAAGCCGCTATGAGCGCATCCTGCTCGACAGCCCGCCTGTCACCGCGGTGACCGACGCCACGGTCCTGGCCAGTGCAGTCGACGGGGTCGTCCTCGTAATCAGGGCCGGCTCCACGGTGCGGGCCGCCGCGGCCGGCGCCGTGGACCAGATCCGGGCGGTTGGCGGGCATATCCTCGGGGGCCTGCTGAATGCGGTCGATGCCGACGGGGGCAAGTATTACTATCAGCACTACTATTATCACTATTACGGGGATGATGGTGAGAAGAAGAAAAAGAGCCGCAGGAAGCGCAGAACAGCCGGTGCCTGA
- a CDS encoding tyrosine-protein phosphatase: MIDIHCHFLPGIDDGPSSLSEALAMARQAVGDGIHAIVATPHTLNGVYTNDRASVLSAVAEMQSFLSGQKIDLKLYAGGDTHLTDHMAERVRAGEICTIADRSRHLLLEMPRHVLPRAVQTEVYALRLNGLTPIITHPERNDTIQRDPGLLLDLIRMGALSQITAMSLTGGFGRLVRSVAKKLVAQRLVHLIATDAHSPDHRPVSLSAAVHVAAEILGSTDEAERMVTAVPSAILAGESPEIPEPALRPGGRVERAARV; this comes from the coding sequence ATGATCGATATCCATTGCCATTTCCTGCCCGGCATCGACGACGGGCCGAGTTCGCTCTCCGAAGCCCTGGCGATGGCCAGGCAGGCGGTGGGCGACGGCATACACGCCATCGTCGCCACCCCGCATACCCTCAACGGGGTTTATACGAACGATCGGGCAAGCGTCCTATCGGCCGTGGCTGAAATGCAATCCTTTCTCTCCGGACAGAAGATCGATCTCAAGCTCTACGCCGGCGGGGATACCCATCTGACGGATCATATGGCCGAGCGTGTCCGTGCGGGTGAGATCTGCACAATCGCCGACCGGTCGAGACACCTCCTCCTGGAGATGCCGAGGCACGTGCTCCCGCGGGCTGTCCAGACCGAGGTCTACGCCCTGAGGTTGAACGGCCTCACCCCCATCATCACCCATCCCGAAAGAAACGACACGATCCAGCGCGACCCCGGTCTCCTTCTGGACCTGATCCGCATGGGCGCTCTCTCCCAAATCACCGCTATGAGCCTGACCGGGGGATTCGGGAGACTTGTCCGCAGCGTGGCGAAGAAACTGGTCGCCCAGCGCCTCGTGCACCTGATTGCCACCGACGCCCATTCGCCGGACCACCGGCCTGTGTCATTATCCGCAGCCGTCCACGTCGCTGCGGAAATCCTGGGCAGCACAGACGAGGCCGAGAGAATGGTGACAGCCGTGCCCAGTGCCATACTGGCCGGCGAATCCCCGGAAATCCCCGAACCCGCCCTTCGACCCGGAGGACGGGTTGAACGTGCAGCGAGAGTGTGA
- a CDS encoding DegT/DnrJ/EryC1/StrS family aminotransferase: MPVPFLDLQAAYLELKDDLDAASRRVMNSGWYILGPELEAFEAEFAAYCGVKHCIGSGNGMEALALILKALEIGREDEVIVPGFTFIATWLAVSSVGARPVPVDPDPETYNIDPARIEAALTDRTRAIIPVHLYGQPADMDPLLEMAGRYGLKVIEDAAQAHGARYKGRRTGGLGHAAAFSFYPAKNLGAFGDGGAVTTHDDALARKLKTLRNYGSRIKYHHEVQGSNSRLDELQAALLRVKLRVLDEWNDRRRRLAEVYLKQLAGCPGLTLPHVPSWAEPVWHLFVVRHNDRQALQHHLTEIGIGTLIHYPVPPHLSDAYRKGGYFRMDLPWSNQLADSVLSLPIGPQLTLDQQDAVIRSVRAF; encoded by the coding sequence ATGCCCGTCCCTTTTCTCGACCTCCAGGCCGCCTACCTGGAACTGAAGGACGACCTGGATGCCGCCTCCCGGCGCGTCATGAACTCCGGCTGGTACATCTTGGGTCCCGAACTCGAGGCATTCGAAGCGGAATTCGCGGCATACTGCGGCGTGAAGCATTGCATCGGCAGCGGCAACGGCATGGAAGCCCTGGCCCTGATCCTGAAGGCCTTGGAGATCGGCCGGGAAGACGAGGTCATCGTTCCCGGTTTCACGTTCATCGCCACCTGGCTGGCTGTTTCTTCGGTCGGAGCCCGCCCCGTCCCGGTGGATCCTGATCCGGAGACTTACAACATCGATCCGGCCCGGATCGAAGCGGCGCTGACCGATCGCACCAGGGCGATCATACCGGTTCACCTCTATGGCCAACCCGCGGACATGGACCCGCTCCTCGAGATGGCAGGGCGTTACGGCTTGAAGGTCATCGAGGATGCGGCTCAGGCCCATGGCGCTCGCTACAAAGGCCGGCGCACGGGAGGCCTGGGGCATGCTGCAGCCTTCAGCTTTTACCCGGCCAAGAATCTCGGGGCCTTCGGAGACGGCGGCGCTGTCACCACCCATGATGATGCACTGGCCCGGAAGCTGAAAACCTTGAGGAATTACGGCTCCCGGATCAAATATCACCACGAGGTCCAGGGGAGCAATTCCCGTCTGGACGAACTCCAGGCGGCGCTTCTGCGCGTCAAGCTCAGGGTCCTGGATGAGTGGAACGACAGGCGCCGTAGGCTCGCGGAGGTCTATTTGAAGCAATTGGCGGGGTGTCCAGGCCTCACGCTTCCCCATGTGCCTTCCTGGGCCGAACCCGTCTGGCACCTTTTTGTGGTCCGCCATAACGACCGACAAGCGCTCCAGCACCATCTCACGGAAATTGGCATCGGCACGCTGATCCATTACCCTGTCCCCCCGCACTTGTCCGACGCGTACCGAAAGGGCGGCTATTTCCGCATGGACCTCCCCTGGAGCAATCAATTGGCTGACAGCGTATTGAGTCTGCCCATAGGACCGCAATTGACGTTGGATCAACAAGACGCTGTCATTCGATCGGTTCGAGCTTTTTGA
- a CDS encoding sugar 3,4-ketoisomerase codes for MLDLQNTSRSVYDAAIIQFPKILDDRGNLTFIEARRHIPFDIKRVYWIYDVPGGESRGSHAYRKLQEVIVALSGSFDVFLDDGLAQKTVSLNRAYYGLYVPNMIWRRMQHFSTNAVALVLASLPYDANDYVKDYADFKKMNQTQQCC; via the coding sequence ATGCTTGACCTCCAGAACACGTCCCGCTCGGTTTACGATGCCGCCATCATCCAATTCCCCAAAATCCTGGATGACCGGGGGAACCTCACCTTTATAGAAGCCCGCCGGCACATTCCCTTCGACATCAAAAGGGTTTACTGGATCTATGATGTGCCAGGCGGGGAATCCCGTGGCAGCCACGCCTATCGAAAACTTCAGGAGGTCATCGTTGCCTTGTCCGGAAGCTTTGATGTCTTTCTGGACGATGGCCTTGCCCAGAAGACCGTCAGCCTCAACCGAGCCTACTATGGTTTGTATGTGCCCAATATGATCTGGCGCCGAATGCAGCATTTTTCAACCAATGCAGTAGCACTCGTTTTGGCCTCTCTTCCTTACGATGCAAACGATTACGTGAAAGATTACGCTGATTTCAAAAAAATGAATCAAACGCAACAATGCTGCTAA
- a CDS encoding sugar 3,4-ketoisomerase, producing the protein MTSINACKVINLPKISERKGAITPIYAGEHVPFEIQRVYYLYDVPGGESRGGHAHKELQQLIVSVMGAFDVILDDGTERRRVHLDRAYYGLYIPQMIWRELENFSSGGICLVLASAPYDEHDYIRDYVEFEQLTKFTQV; encoded by the coding sequence ATGACATCGATCAACGCCTGCAAGGTAATCAATCTTCCCAAGATCAGCGAACGTAAAGGCGCTATCACGCCCATTTACGCCGGCGAGCATGTGCCGTTTGAAATTCAGAGGGTTTATTATCTTTATGATGTGCCGGGCGGTGAAAGCCGGGGCGGGCATGCCCACAAAGAATTGCAGCAGCTCATTGTATCGGTGATGGGTGCGTTTGATGTGATTCTGGATGACGGGACCGAACGCCGCCGCGTGCATCTGGACCGAGCATATTATGGCCTGTACATCCCGCAAATGATCTGGAGGGAACTTGAAAATTTTTCCTCCGGCGGCATTTGCCTGGTCTTGGCGTCAGCTCCCTATGATGAGCATGATTACATTCGGGATTACGTGGAATTTGAGCAATTGACCAAATTCACTCAGGTATAG
- a CDS encoding O-antigen translocase, translating into MINQALAVTTYREILKSTSMIGGSSLINMGIGMVRTKFVAVLLGPSGMGLIGVYTAISGMVGTISSMGIGTSGVREIAEAHGSGEQDRIARTVKTLRRTVWVTGLLGMLIMMLGSTLLSNASFSTTEHSLSIALIGITILFGNIATGQSCVLQGTRRIKDLAKVSVIGALNGTAISIPCYYFWGKAGIVPSLILTAAAALGTSWWYARRVSLKPIDLSWRESREDAGRLLRLGIPLMLAGLMTAVSGYIIRILLIRQVGLEGVGIYLAAFTFSGILVSFVLQAMGTDYYPRLTGLAHDDKLVNESVNAQTEIALLLAVPGLAATIVFAPLVITIFYSGKFDEAVDILRWSVYGIFGRIVSWPLGFIMLAKGMGKTFFCSETFANLLHIAAIWGCTKLWGLPGTGIAFLALYAIYTPVVYTIGYAASGVTWNRVNQLHIAAFGGTLVAVGLITALLANPWYQYAVNTFLLALLSVYCLRSLSRKSAVGTRFLVWTPEIKATEVRPASRTVQ; encoded by the coding sequence TTGATCAATCAAGCACTCGCCGTGACGACTTACCGCGAAATTCTGAAATCTACCTCCATGATCGGCGGTTCCTCGCTGATAAACATGGGTATTGGAATGGTCAGGACCAAATTTGTGGCGGTGCTGCTGGGCCCGTCAGGAATGGGTCTGATCGGTGTCTACACGGCTATCAGCGGTATGGTCGGCACCATTTCCAGTATGGGCATCGGAACCAGCGGGGTGCGAGAGATTGCCGAAGCCCATGGCTCAGGCGAGCAAGATCGGATTGCCCGTACCGTCAAGACCCTGCGCCGCACTGTCTGGGTGACCGGGCTTCTAGGTATGCTGATCATGATGTTGGGGTCCACGCTCCTTTCGAATGCCTCCTTCAGCACGACCGAGCATTCCCTCTCCATCGCGCTGATCGGAATCACGATTCTTTTTGGCAACATCGCCACAGGCCAATCCTGTGTGTTGCAGGGAACCCGCCGGATCAAGGATCTGGCCAAAGTCAGCGTCATCGGCGCCTTGAACGGCACGGCCATCAGCATCCCCTGCTATTATTTCTGGGGAAAAGCGGGCATTGTGCCAAGCCTTATCCTCACCGCTGCGGCTGCCTTGGGTACGTCCTGGTGGTATGCCCGCCGGGTTTCTCTGAAACCAATCGACCTATCGTGGCGAGAGAGTCGGGAAGATGCCGGCCGTCTTCTCCGGCTGGGAATTCCACTCATGCTGGCCGGCCTGATGACCGCCGTCTCCGGATATATCATTCGGATTCTGCTTATCCGCCAGGTAGGTTTGGAAGGGGTGGGAATTTACCTGGCGGCGTTCACCTTTTCCGGGATTCTGGTCAGTTTTGTTTTGCAGGCAATGGGAACAGACTATTACCCGCGCCTGACCGGACTGGCACACGACGACAAGCTCGTGAATGAATCCGTCAATGCCCAGACCGAAATCGCCCTGCTGCTGGCCGTTCCGGGTCTGGCTGCCACCATCGTCTTCGCGCCCCTGGTCATCACGATTTTTTACTCGGGCAAATTCGACGAGGCGGTGGATATTCTACGCTGGTCTGTTTACGGTATCTTCGGCCGGATCGTCTCATGGCCCCTGGGTTTTATTATGCTGGCCAAAGGTATGGGAAAAACATTTTTTTGCTCCGAGACCTTTGCCAATCTGCTCCACATCGCAGCCATCTGGGGCTGCACCAAGCTGTGGGGCTTGCCTGGCACCGGGATCGCCTTTTTGGCCCTGTACGCCATTTATACCCCGGTCGTTTACACCATCGGCTATGCAGCCTCCGGCGTGACGTGGAACCGGGTGAATCAGCTCCACATCGCCGCTTTTGGAGGAACTTTGGTTGCCGTCGGATTGATCACCGCATTGCTGGCCAACCCGTGGTATCAATACGCAGTGAATACCTTCTTGCTGGCATTACTAAGTGTATATTGTCTTCGGAGTCTCTCAAGGAAATCAGCCGTTGGAACCCGCTTTTTGGTTTGGACACCAGAAATAAAGGCCACTGAGGTAAGGCCGGCAAGCCGTACGGTCCAATGA
- a CDS encoding glycosyltransferase family 2 protein gives MTNKMERPLITFALFAYNQERFIREAVEGALSQTYFPLEVILSDDCSEDATFEIIKEMMKTYKGKHKVILNRNSKNLGIAGHINNVVRIAQGEWIVFASGDDISFPERTSIHYETVKNEHNIFYSGGGTIIIDENGIQYKTCGLDFFGIMRLTGCMAAYHKSCFQMFGELDSNICFEDHVLPYRALLLGKLKLINTPLVKYRCQTKDYFESYRKYSYFLKSLPYSFQQRKKDITLMIGKYSKETVEHLFNSADQYIYNLKPYHESDLVLNLYEASFLRRIKLIRSNSFLSTVRKAKLFLLSFKTIRIAYGKYLRYFKEKQSIPFDGQTLTVDLESVITGNVKIETF, from the coding sequence GTGACAAACAAAATGGAACGCCCTCTTATCACTTTTGCGCTTTTTGCATATAACCAGGAACGTTTTATACGTGAAGCCGTTGAAGGAGCTCTCTCGCAGACATATTTTCCGCTTGAAGTCATCCTCTCAGACGATTGCTCAGAAGATGCTACCTTTGAAATCATTAAAGAGATGATGAAAACCTATAAAGGGAAGCATAAGGTCATTTTAAATAGGAATTCCAAGAACCTTGGAATAGCTGGGCACATAAATAATGTCGTACGCATTGCCCAAGGTGAGTGGATAGTATTTGCGTCAGGCGACGATATCTCTTTTCCAGAAAGAACATCAATCCATTATGAAACGGTAAAGAATGAGCACAATATTTTTTACTCAGGAGGTGGCACAATCATTATTGATGAAAATGGCATTCAATATAAAACGTGTGGATTGGATTTTTTTGGCATAATGAGATTAACAGGCTGTATGGCTGCTTATCATAAATCTTGTTTTCAGATGTTTGGCGAATTAGATTCTAATATTTGTTTTGAAGATCATGTCTTACCTTATAGAGCTCTTTTACTGGGAAAACTAAAATTAATAAATACGCCACTCGTAAAATATAGATGCCAAACTAAAGATTACTTTGAATCATATAGAAAGTATTCCTATTTTTTAAAAAGTTTACCTTATTCCTTTCAACAACGTAAGAAAGATATAACGTTGATGATCGGAAAATATTCCAAGGAAACAGTCGAGCATTTATTCAATTCGGCGGATCAATATATCTACAATTTGAAACCATATCATGAATCCGATCTCGTTCTTAATTTATATGAAGCTTCATTTTTGCGAAGAATCAAGCTTATCAGAAGCAACTCGTTTTTGTCCACGGTCAGAAAAGCTAAATTATTTTTGCTTTCATTTAAAACTATTCGCATTGCTTATGGAAAATACTTAAGATATTTTAAAGAAAAACAATCCATCCCTTTTGACGGTCAAACACTCACCGTCGATTTAGAAAGTGTCATAACAGGAAATGTTAAAATCGAGACGTTTTAA